The following DNA comes from Miscanthus floridulus cultivar M001 chromosome 5, ASM1932011v1, whole genome shotgun sequence.
ttaccttgctctcacatgaattcttgctttagcaacttgtctttttcatagaggttgctatacatattcaaatggagtgaaatttgtacagtagactattgagaggatatgtgagccactgtaatttttgtagagtttattgtatacttttggtatatgttcattaagtcacctcattatctaaaataaattaagaaatgcattaaaagaatttatttggtcatggacactaggttttctggtgttctttagtcatgtgtgacatgttggtaaagttggttttgcctaattatgtatttgcaacataagttaataattattttcttgccgatgtggtttatggacagatctgggaacttagcagagttcttcatgataatgtgctttgttgtgaaacttgtttatacaaaagttgtagataattcatgtatctagcttctattaaaatttggtgtcatttggccaagtagtttaagagttatagctgtttaaagttgggttttagaaatggctgttttctgtcaattgtggaccagtttctgtaaatggatatatttgacttagttaacttgagaatcatgctaagatgattaaagatgaattgtagaaaatttcataagctttctagaatgtcttcttgcaagtcatttggatttgtgtaactccagttatagctaaatcttatagctgctgtttgcatgtccagaaattgacagattccaattatagttgtttgcttgtatattgctaagtgtggctttgttgataatcaagttatgatacttgtgaccttattaaacttgtgtcatgcttgatgtgcttgctctctatacttAGTTGTGTGAtgatagttaaatagctattggtgtctatgtcttacataatcttgtgttgtcttgaatgcttatgtgatgcatcttgtattaccattcatcccattcatacacatgcatcttgcatctcatttaggtacgctagatgaaccatgtgaaggacgtgatgttggagccaaacccgaagatggtgttggatggatctgtcccgaagatggaaggactaagcgagtgctaggatctgagatgtcaccaggatggtgcaagctaactgaactgacttgtgtcggatcccaggcaagccccggagcattataagtctcctactttataaaagcaattctttctatatatatgagtttatatatatattgttgcattaagttgtaggagttgattgaaaccgttgatgcatttattactatccttgcctaccttactaccttgttaccctgttaggtcaggatcgaataactgcttagccttgcttagaccggtagcgatcggtgatatccggtcacctacattgtaggtggttactggaagaatttagctatggaaagaatgatatcctggaagtaaccatggggtaatgtaaatggagaccgggcgggatgtcgatagagaagcaacaagacatggaggtcttgggtgtggatctatccccgtctgtgtcgattaaggaccgaccgttgttgggcctcgagtcatgttgaacgcatgccttacatttagctggccggataaagtaccttccgaccgcgaagctgggagatttttcgggccgagtagattgcccgcaacgcactatgccggagcaggtgtggtaggacacgggggcgggatgataaggccaaagtgcagtcggtcggcccccgggtacatgtggttcctggcaaactcgagattcctggaaagttgactcggtgatcaatatctcactttagcgggtgagtgaggtttgtgtaaggaataaatcaccagctggttaggaatcgattcgaatcgccatcgctcctagatagtgagcacttgactcgagttacttcatcgtagtaattattatggaacaatgatggttatctagatggtatgggatatgctaaatctaaattggtaactggatgttattggttaatcaagtgattgctatagtacaggtgcttacctagatggataggtcataataaagatgatgcaaagtacttaaaatggtttcttcatgatagcttatgcttttcgcaaataagtcagctagcccactaaagaaagccttgcataatccttggcgtcactttatttctggtttacgacgggtaagtctggctaagtacattcgagtactcagggtttatcccaccttgttgcaggtgatgttctcgacctgttgatgatggtggctaaccaacggcgggctcggtgattctatacttacttctcatctatatgcttttgtcggatgatgtcactatgctagcaatatatttgaaacttatattaatgtaatcattgaaagctatgttgtttccactaagcagttttgaaaccccaaacttgtactattatttgttaaccactttttaatattatttccgctgcaacccgatgtatgtgatgtgtatttgcttaatcacgtgatcttggttgtgatgttgatttaccgaggtctttcgggacactcggcggactaccgggtttatatgagtgaaagtatgggtgtgtcaacgtgttagcgaggacaaccatacttgatcttgtataaattgggcggttctgtcacattgagccttgctagtgagcttagttagttttgtgcttttgcttactagcaagtgtaggagctcccttgttgcttaaagtactagcggcataggtttgtatgaccttgcttatagaattggttaggagagctctaactagcccggcacctttattgcataattgttatctttgcaaggtgctggtgaacacatatagtggggtatagtcttggctagaccgagagtcttaattccgcatttgtatcggttagcaaACGCGATTAAATTAGACTGAGATGAATATAACACCAGAGTCACAGTCCGTGGAGGAGCTTCAGAAGTCCGGCCTCTCCGACGTGATCTTCCATCGTTTGGACGTCGCGGATGGGTCGAGCATCATGCAGCTAGTTGAGTTCGTCAAGGCCAAGTTCAGGAAGCTCGACATCTTGGTGTGTATACCAAGTTTTCTACTGCAGCAGCTTCAGATGCACTGTTACGGGGATTTGGGTAGTGCATGTATGAGATGATGCTGGATATGCCCCTATCGTGTTGTTTGGTTGGCTGAACTGAACCATTTCGTTCAGAATGAGATGATACAAATTCTGAGAATATGCCATCAAGATGTACCATCCCATTCAAGAAAAAAGACTGAACCACGCCATCCAGCTAGCTTCTGTCAACTCCCATAGTTACTTATGATTAGTGGTTATTAAGGATTTCTAGCTAAAAATAAATTATAATCAGATGTTATTAGCCATAAATGATTATCATTTTAGTTATTTAGTGATGATTATTATAATCTTAAGTTACTTAGTGTTTCTTCAGGTAAACAATGCAGCCGTTGCTGGAACAACCATCGAGCCTGGAGCTCCAAAAGCAGAATCCTGAGACAAGTTTTGAGCAAAGACTTTGGACAATTTTGCCTACATTCGGTAAAGTTGCTTACATTTGGCAAAGCCTCCGAGTCTGGAAGTGTAGAGGGTGGAAATAAGAAATTCCGTTTTCTAAAAAATTATTGAGTACAACTATTAAAATATATTTCAATGACATGGGACCGGTCCGACAGGGCGTGATTGGTCGCCTGGCTCAACCCCCGGCCAGGCCCAACTCGTGTGTTTGGTTGGCTGACCACTGCTCTCAGCCAGTCCCGGTGGGAACGTACGAATCGAGCTTCGCTAGGCTGGGGCGATGCAGCCTGAGGTCCACATGTCATTGTCGAGGCACCGCTTTTTCTCCTTGGTACGCCTACCCCCGCCGTCCTCGCTTCTGCTGCACCCTCGTCGTCCTTCTCCCTCGCGCCCTCTGTCTAGTTCAACCCTACCGTCGGAGAGGCTGCGCACGTCTCTGcatgcatgctgctgctgctgttgcgctTGCAACCCCACAAGCACGGAGAGGCAGATCCATGCCATGGCGGTGAAGTTCGAGATGGTGAAGAAGACAAGAAGTCGGCGATGGATGGAAGCTCGTCAGTGTTTCCTGCGCATCTTGATTCCATCTTGGGAAGAAGACAAGAAGTCCTTCATCGGTTCTTGTCCAGACTGCAGTGTTTAATCTGCTGATTTCTTTTTTGCCCCCTTTTCTGTGCAGAGTTACACCTTCAAAGTTGTATGCGGTATGATAGTAGCATTATAATGTCTATAATAATTAGTCTAACGTTCCTAATCATGTAGCGGTGTTTGGTTTATCTGGAACAAATGGTCATAGTGCTCACCTTTACTGAACACCAACTCATTTGACTAGGTCATATTTCCTATTGCAATCTAGCCCACGTTTGAGGTAGCCACAACCAGGTGCGAAAACTATCTTGCAGCCAACCCAACCAAACATAAGCGCTGCCCAGCCTGGCTCACCCATAACCAGCCGGGGTGCATCTACGGATCCTGGCTCAGGCTGGCCTGCATCCGACCGACCCTTAGCCAGGCCCAAGGCCATCCAGCCCATTATGAATGGACAAGAGAGCCCAGCTTTCTATTACAGTCTGCCTACGCGGCGAAATTTTTGCCCGGTTTCTTTTTCTCTGTATCTCTATGCCCCGCTTTCTGTTTACGTTACGCTGACACATGGGGCCCGCATCAGGGTCGTCTTCCACCTCCAGACCCAACTACGGCAAAAAAGGAGCCCGCCGAGCAGCTCCCCTACAGTCAAAGATTCTCTGCTATCCACCGCTCGCTCTGCTCACCCACGACCACGAGACCCGCACCGTCTATAATGCAGGAAAAAAGGAAATACACATCCTTTCTCCGGCGAGCGCCGCGGCGCGTTGCACTTTACAATCCTCTTCAGCTTGTGGTGAGATTCATCTCAGTTTCCTTCTCTCCGTCCGCTTGTTCTAACCTCTTGCAGTCTTGCTGCTCTCCTCCGTTTGTTCTAACCTCTTGCTGCTGCTCTCCGCCCGCATCTTGTGCGCCGGCCACAGGAGGACGCTGGAATAGGAGCTAGGACAAGTCATCACGGCGGACGACTGCTACAACTTCACCGTCGCCAAGATTCGGCAGATAAAGAGGTGACAAGCTTTCCTAGGTTTCCCTAATCCCCTCCTCCATTTCTTCCCTTTTCCTAGTAGTACTAGTATGGAGTCGACCGCTACAGACGAACCTCGTCTCTTCTGGCTCCCCTCCTCGCCCCAGTAGACGAACGGGGATTGAAATTTACTGAACCTGTGCAGATAGTTAAGGAACGGGGTTGGGTGCCCACGTTTATCTGTGTTACATACTATCCTTGTTTGCGTACAACAATTGAAATTGAAAACGAAGTCTTTTCTAAAGATGAGTATGGCCAACGCTGCTCTCCTGTTATGCATTTACAATTTTGACGACATCTGAGTTTTAGTAAGGCCAAATTTACAATCTTGACCAGCATTTTGACGGATTGAGATACCAAATTAATTTTGGGCATTGTTGCCGTTTTGTTGAACTTGCACGTGCTATCCTATTTCCTCATAGCAGTATAAGGAATCATTCATTCACCTTGTAACTCACATAGGGGTTATCGTTAGTAAATCTAGAATGAATCATTTATTTCCCTTTTTAAGAACTATGTGCAACTTACGCATGGTTGTGGGCATCACTGTTCTACCTCCCTACTATTAGTATGTTTCCctaatggaaaaagtctacttaaccccccacctttaaTACATGGTCTATTTCACCCCCAAACTATGAATCCGTCTGTTTTACCCCGTGaattttccaaaaccgtctattttacccccccggACGGTTTTTGACAGCGGTTTGCTACAGAAACCACGGTTTTGCTACACTAACGGTgggtttgaattttctttttttttattttcagtgaatctttgaaaaatcacagtaaatcatagaaaaatcataaaataaaaaatctaattttgttggactccacatgagtagatctacatagtgaatatataatacggtatgctttagtacaaattttttaccatagccttagattaattgaaaaatctaattttgtctgtaattaattggaataattcatagctgcagcttctatggtccaattatggtgaaatttttatggtacgctaattattgtatgcttgaactatagtaaaaatttcgtgctcattggactatgtataacttagttatagataaattctaattaattacagacaaaattggattttccaattaatctaaagctacaaaaaaattgtactaaagcataccgtattatatattcactgtgtagatctactcatgtggagtccaataaaattagatttttcattttatgatttttctatgatttttcaaaaattcaccgaaaataaataaaaaaaattgaaaaccaatgacactgtagcaaacccccgttgctgtagcagacccgctgttaTTGTAgtaaaccgccgctgaaaaccgcccagggggtaaaataaacggttttataaagttcaggggtaaaacagacggtttcatagtttgggggtgaagtagaccaagtatgaaaggtgcgggggttaagtagactttttcctttcccTAATTCCCTCCATTTCCCTTTTCTTGCTAACTTTCCAAGTAGTGGCTCATGTAGGGTAAAAATTAGCTCTGACTGTTTATTTAATTGGTAAGTAGGTTTTCCTAACTGTTGGCACAAATGTGATATGAGTGCTATCCTTTCCCAGGATCTGGATGTCTCGCTCATTGGAGTATAAAGATTCTTTGAATGGTCACAAAGGGCAAGTGCGGAAACTATCGTGGAACCCCAAGCCATGTAATGGGGCTGAACACATGCTTGCTTCAGCCAGAGACGACactctaattgtgtggtcatgTACCAAGTCCCGGTGGACATCCAAGGTAATGGATGGTGTTAGAGAACtattttttcaaattttttgacaCTCAATTCGTAGCTTAGCTAAGTTTGCCTTTACAGGATTTGAAATCAAAGGAGCATCTCAGGTCTTGCGTTTGGCATCCAGATGGGCTCGTGCTTGCTGCGGGAGACTGGAATCATGTAACATTATGGCTATATGATGAAGCCAAAGAGGAGTTCTCAGTCATGACAGAAATTCATGTAAGTGGCTTTTTTATTAAAGTGATCAATAAAATACGCCAATTCATTAAAAAATTTAGAAACTGTTTGGAGTTTGGTGTGCAAGAGTTAGATAGAGAGGTTTGGATAAGTAGTTATCAATACATCTTAGTGTGTGTAGCTACACAGCTGCACTGTCTATTTTACATGGAACCGGGTTGCATTGTTTTGACGGAAGAGTTTAGAAAGAGAAATTAGCTTGCAAAGAAAGAGAACAGGAGAAATTGTTAATGAGGCATTGTTATTTGACCATGTACTTGTGCAAGTTCTTCATTAACACTGCCTCGTTTTGTGTTTCAATCTGAATGACACCAAAACCTTCTTCCTTTTCCATTTGATGGCCATTGTTAATGCAGCCAAACAAAGTTTGAAGCATTGATGTCTGACCCTCTCCTAAGAGATGGAGCCAAATTACTTTGTGATAGAGTGAACCATAATTTATATTAAATATCATTTTTATAGAATTCCATAATATACTCACTAATATTGCCTCAATCTTTGAAATACTAGCATCTGAATAATGAGGAAATTATGAGTCTTTCGTGGAATGAAAGTGGGAAGCTCCTCTTATGTTGCACCAATAAAGGGTACATAGCCATCATCAGAGAACATATGGGAGCTTATGAGGTGAGTATTAGGATGTCAATAGGTAAAAATCAACCGGTCTCATGCGCAATGTGGACTCCAGGGAGCGCCAAGTTTGCTGTTGCAGCTTTTAATAGCATCCAAGTATGTATCCTCCTCAACTTAGCACATTAGATTGTTTCTAACTCATGTATTTGTTCTGAGCTCTAAAATTTTGAACTCAACAGATGTATGGGGTCAAAGATGGCAATGAGGGTGTGGAAATTCATGAGGCTGCATCTATTAACTCCAAGAAAAACAAGTAAGTTCAAAGCAACATTTAAGTAAATAAACTGTGAAGTTTGCGTTGAGTTAAATCCCTGATCAATATTGTGTAGCAACTATCATAAACATTGAGGAGTAAATGCTATTAGCTTTGGTACTCAAAATGGAAGAATAGTATCCGCTGGGTAATGTCTGACACTCCTGTTCAATATGATATGTAATGTTTAAATTCTCTATTTCATGTTTTTCTCCAATTGAAGTTTGTATGAAATTAATGTGAATGCAGGGATGATTTCTGTTTAAAGTTTTGATGGCTGGACTCTAAAGGCCAAGTGGATTTAAATCCCAAGAAGGCAGCTGTCTCTAAAGAAACATGGCAGTAAGTACCATTTTGGTTTCTTTTAGCTTCCACGTGTAGGTGTAAAAAGACAATAATTAATACAAAATCACGAAACTGTAATCACCAAAAAGAAATATTGAGAATGATAGCGCTTATTTTAAACACACATACCAATAGCATGTAAATAATTACTAACATGGAGTAAGTTTACTAAATCTGCTCATCTTGATATGAACGTTAGACACTCAGATTGTCACTAATTTTCTTTCTCATGAGTAAACATTAGTGGAGTAGTAATTCCAAAGGGTGTAGATGCACCAGGGTGTAGAATAAGTGTAGAATAAGCAAAGGAATAAACTAAACTACAGAACTATGTGCACAATATCTGatcttcattttttttcttcacaATAATAAAGATGGTACTTCTCTAAAAGATTTAGGTCATACAGCTTTAGCACTGAGTAGATAGAGGAGGGAATGAAAAGGTTGTTAACACCTTTAGAAATTAGAAATTGATGATAAAGACACATAGTCAATAAGGTTCAACTAAATTATGATGAGTGGCTACCAAGTTTGTATATATTAAGAAACAATCATAAGTAGAAAGCTTTTATGCaactttaaaaaaaatcttttaagAATATATTGTATCAAATTTAATCCTTCCTTTGATGCATTCTTTTCTCAGATTCGGAACATCTCTGAACGAACACATCACAAGGATTACTTGCACAGACTGGTCAAGGTAAACAAAAAGGACTGACTTATTTCACACTTATTGGGTGGTGGGTAAATTGAGTTGTTACTTTTGGTGCAGAATGAACAATCTTATATCTAGCGCATGCAGGGGAAGGGCCATATGTGTGTATGAGGAAGATAAAGAGGTGGATTTCTCCAAAACTTCTTTGGTAGTTTTAGTAAGTGATAACATGGTGAATTGTAGTACAATAATGTGCAATGTAGGTGTATGTGCTGAGTGCAAAAAGGACTAGAGCGCATAAAGAGCTTATTCATGATATCAAATGGTGCTGTGAGGTACACTAGAAATTAAGTTTTTTTTGTGCATTTTAGTACTTTCGTGATGTGGTAATGTTCAGCGCTTTTATTTTTCCAGGAGCCCAATATGTTGGCATCAGCCGGAGGAGATATAGTGATGAACATATAGACTCTAACTGGACcacatgatgaggacatcacttctacaGATAAGCATTCAACTCTTCCTCCCTCTCTGGCAAGGTCTTGTTTGAAAGATTTGTTCAATTTATAGAACTGCTCACACTTATAAGATTATTAAGCAAGTAGCAAGCAAGTAAGAGACAATGCACGTTTAACCGGAGGCATACCTCCATGTAAGACTCCCACCTTCATCATCATGGCATTCAAAAAATGAAAGTAGTAGTTCATTTAAAGTTGGTCTTTCTGAAGCTTCAAACTTAAGGCAGGAACCAATAATCTTGTTCAGTTAAGGAGATAAAAACTTCCATTTAAAAAGGGAGGAAGATCCCGTTTCTTCATGAAACTCATAACTTCATCCTCATTCATTTCATTCCATCTGCATTTCAATTATATAATATAATAACAATATGACCACCATTGGTACTTACAAGTTATGGCCTCACAAAAAGCAAATGATTACTTACAAGCTATGGCATGTGAACATTTCATAGAAAATGAATCTCAAACTCCATGAAATAGATTTTTCAGTTTTTGTGGAAGGATTGGTCCATATTTCAGATgccatatatttatttattatgtcATCGTCTTTGAAACAAGTAACATCTGCAGTCCTCTTATGGTCAATTAAAATACTGTTTGAATCTATGTCCATACACTTACAGCCCACATTCCACAGACCCAATGTTCCTCGAGTGATGTCTTCGGTCATCCTGTAAAAGGCATTGATCATGTAGTGTCATTTAATATACGGTCAATCATCCACCAATTTAAATAAGAATATTAGT
Coding sequences within:
- the LOC136451159 gene encoding uncharacterized protein; protein product: MTEIHHLNNEEIMSLSWNESGKLLLCCTNKGYIAIIREHMGAYEVSIRMSIGKNQPVSCAMWTPGSAKFAVAAFNSIQMYGVKDGNEGVEIHEAASINSKKNNNYHKH